TAGAATTTACAACAACCGTCATTGGTTAACAGATGTAGCAGCAGGAGCCGGAATCGGGATTCTGAGTACCAAAATCGCGTATTGGATAAATCCCTATATCACTAAAAAATTATTCAAATCATCCTCTGAAAATAAATCGACTTCTATGATCATGCCTTTTTATAATGGCCAGCAATATGGCTTGGGGTATGTAAAGGTTTTTTAAAGATTCATTTCCATAATGGGCATAAATCTATTTTTAATAGAAGTCTCAAACTCTCCGATTTTTCTAAATCCGATTTTTTGGTAAAACTGTTCTGCATTGGGTTCTGAATCTAAAATTATTTTTTTGATTTTTTCATTTCGCATTCTTTCTAAAAAATCATTCATTAAATAACTGCCCAATCCTCTTCCTATATATTCGGGCAAGATAAATAAGTTATCTAATTCTACCTGATTATTGTCTTGTATTATATAGGAATAATAACCAATGATTTTAGTTTCCTCAACTAAATTAAAAACATTATTCTTTTCAATATAATCTTCCGTTACAGTTAGATTATTACTCCATTCTGTAATTTGTTCTTCAGAATATCCCCAGTAAGCTTTTGACTTTTTGGTGATTTCTGTCAGTAGAATATGATCTTCGGCTGTGGCTTTTTGGAGCTTCATTTATCTCTTATTATTATCTGGTCAGTAAAGTTAAGTAGTTTATTCTTAACAACATTCATAAAAAAACATTCAAAAATATTTGCGTAACTCAAAAGTTACATATAAATTTACGTAACCTTAAAGTTACTTAACTATGAAAACAGAAATTAACCACAAATGGTTTTACAGCCAAACTCCCGAAGAAATCTGGATGTATCTTACGGAGACAGAATTAATTGCACAATGGATTATGCCAAATGACTTTAAACTTCTTTTAGGACATCATTTTACATTTCGTACCAATCCGATTCCAAGTTTAAATCTTGATGGAATTTTTCATTGCAAAATATTAGAAATTGTTCCTTTCAAAAAACTTGTTTACAGTTGGAAAGGCGGACCGGGAAATGATGAAACGATCTTTGACACTATTGTCGAATGGACACTGGAAAAGAAAGATAATGGTACCGAATTGTATCTTCTTCATACCGGATTTAAAGAAGAAAATGT
The sequence above is drawn from the Flavobacterium sp. N2038 genome and encodes:
- a CDS encoding SRPBCC family protein, encoding MKTEINHKWFYSQTPEEIWMYLTETELIAQWIMPNDFKLLLGHHFTFRTNPIPSLNLDGIFHCKILEIVPFKKLVYSWKGGPGNDETIFDTIVEWTLEKKDNGTELYLLHTGFKEENVSILTGMTEGWLKKMEKVENLLNEK
- a CDS encoding GNAT family N-acetyltransferase, with amino-acid sequence MKLQKATAEDHILLTEITKKSKAYWGYSEEQITEWSNNLTVTEDYIEKNNVFNLVEETKIIGYYSYIIQDNNQVELDNLFILPEYIGRGLGSYLMNDFLERMRNEKIKKIILDSEPNAEQFYQKIGFRKIGEFETSIKNRFMPIMEMNL